In Corynebacterium nuruki S6-4, the following proteins share a genomic window:
- the glnA gene encoding type I glutamate--ammonia ligase, with the protein MSRQQEFVLRTLEERDIRFVRLWFTDIQGYLKSVAVAPAELEGAFEEGIGFDGSSIEGFSRIVESDTIARPDPSTFQILPLNDSEGDTNLTARMFCDIAMPDGEPSWADPRQVLRRQLNRAADEGFTAYVHPEVEFFLLQKENDADGRPVPSDTGGYFDQAVTDAAPAFRQDAITALESMGISVEFSHHEAAPGQQEIDLRFADALSMSDNIMSFRYIIKQVAKRNGVRATFMPKPFRDYAGSAMHTHMSLFEGETNAFHDPDDEYFLSPTAKSFIAGILEHAPEISAVTNQWVNSYKRVTSGAEAPTSATWGASNRSALVRVPMYTVNKPASRRVEVRSPDSGANPYLANAVLLAAGLKGIREGYELMPPAEDNIATMTRRERMAMGYKDLPTDLDLALHAMEKSELVADALGEHVFEFFLRNKWREWKEYQAQVTPWELAHNLEF; encoded by the coding sequence ATGAGTCGTCAACAGGAATTCGTCCTCCGCACGCTGGAGGAGCGGGACATCCGTTTCGTCCGCCTCTGGTTCACCGACATCCAGGGTTACCTGAAGTCCGTGGCGGTGGCGCCTGCGGAGCTCGAGGGCGCGTTCGAGGAGGGGATCGGCTTCGACGGATCCTCCATCGAGGGGTTCTCCAGGATCGTCGAGTCGGACACGATCGCCCGCCCCGACCCGTCCACGTTCCAGATTCTCCCGCTCAACGACAGTGAGGGGGACACGAACCTCACCGCGCGGATGTTCTGCGACATCGCCATGCCCGACGGGGAACCGAGCTGGGCGGACCCGCGCCAGGTGCTGCGGCGCCAACTCAACCGGGCGGCCGACGAGGGCTTCACCGCCTACGTCCACCCCGAGGTCGAGTTTTTCCTGCTGCAGAAGGAGAACGACGCGGACGGGCGTCCCGTCCCCTCCGACACCGGCGGCTACTTCGACCAGGCCGTCACCGACGCGGCCCCGGCGTTCCGGCAGGACGCGATCACCGCGCTGGAGTCGATGGGCATCTCCGTCGAGTTCTCCCACCACGAGGCCGCCCCCGGGCAGCAGGAGATCGACCTGCGCTTCGCGGACGCCCTGTCGATGTCGGACAACATCATGAGCTTCCGCTACATCATCAAGCAGGTGGCCAAGCGCAACGGTGTGCGCGCCACGTTCATGCCGAAGCCCTTCCGCGACTACGCGGGATCGGCGATGCACACCCACATGTCGCTGTTCGAGGGGGAGACCAACGCCTTCCACGACCCCGACGACGAGTACTTCCTGTCCCCGACCGCGAAGTCCTTCATCGCCGGCATCCTGGAGCACGCCCCGGAGATCTCCGCGGTGACCAATCAGTGGGTCAACTCCTACAAGCGGGTGACCAGCGGGGCGGAGGCGCCGACCTCGGCGACCTGGGGGGCGTCCAACCGTTCCGCCCTGGTCCGGGTCCCGATGTACACCGTCAACAAGCCGGCCTCGCGCCGGGTCGAGGTGCGCAGCCCGGACTCGGGCGCGAACCCGTACCTGGCCAACGCGGTGCTGCTCGCCGCCGGTCTGAAGGGCATCCGGGAGGGCTATGAGCTCATGCCGCCGGCGGAGGACAACATCGCCACGATGACGCGCCGGGAGCGCATGGCGATGGGCTACAAGGACCTGCCCACGGACCTTGACCTGGCGCTGCACGCGATGGAGAAGTCCGAACTGGTGGCGGACGCGCTCGGTGAGCACGTCTTCGAGTTCTTCCTCCGCAACAAGTGGCGGGAGTGGAAGGAGTACCAGGCCCAGGTCACGCCCTGGGAGCTCGCCCACAACCTGGAGTTCTGA
- the panB gene encoding 3-methyl-2-oxobutanoate hydroxymethyltransferase, giving the protein MADNSPSTGYLVPTRQVRIADLQKKKGTGEKWAMLTAYDYSTARAFAQGGVECLLVGDSAANVVFGYGQTQQVSLDEMVYLAAAVVRGAGNALVIADLPFGTYEASDEQAVVSAAEMMRRSGAAMVKIEGGVRIAPRIRALVTAGIPVCAHIGFTPQSVNALSGFKVQGRGDAADQLLADVRAIAEAGASMVVLEMVPAAVAAEATAAVDIPTIGIGAGPETDAQVLVWHDLAALPADGHRPKFAKQWAQVGADLTTAASSYKREVAEGTFPAAEHCF; this is encoded by the coding sequence ATGGCAGACAACTCCCCCTCCACCGGTTACCTCGTCCCGACCCGCCAGGTCCGCATCGCCGACCTGCAGAAGAAGAAAGGCACCGGCGAGAAGTGGGCCATGCTCACCGCCTACGACTACTCCACCGCCCGGGCGTTCGCCCAGGGGGGTGTGGAGTGCCTCCTCGTCGGTGATTCGGCGGCCAACGTCGTCTTCGGTTACGGACAGACCCAGCAGGTCAGTCTCGACGAGATGGTCTACCTGGCCGCCGCCGTGGTCCGCGGTGCCGGCAATGCCCTCGTCATCGCCGACCTGCCGTTCGGCACCTACGAGGCCTCGGACGAACAGGCCGTGGTCTCCGCGGCCGAGATGATGCGCCGCTCCGGTGCGGCGATGGTCAAGATCGAGGGCGGGGTGCGCATCGCCCCGCGGATCCGTGCCCTCGTCACCGCCGGTATCCCGGTGTGCGCGCACATCGGGTTCACCCCCCAGTCGGTCAACGCCCTGTCCGGGTTCAAGGTGCAGGGTCGGGGGGACGCCGCCGACCAGCTGCTCGCCGATGTCCGGGCCATCGCGGAGGCCGGGGCATCGATGGTCGTGCTCGAGATGGTGCCCGCCGCCGTGGCCGCCGAGGCGACCGCCGCGGTCGACATCCCCACGATCGGTATCGGCGCCGGCCCGGAGACCGACGCCCAGGTGCTCGTGTGGCATGACCTGGCGGCGTTGCCAGCCGACGGTCACCGGCCGAAGTTCGCCAAGCAGTGGGCGCAGGTCGGCGCGGACCTCACCACCGCCGCGTCCTCCTACAAGCGGGAGGTCGCCGAGGGGACCTTCCCCGCGGCGGAGCACTGCTTCTAG
- a CDS encoding DUF202 domain-containing protein has protein sequence MTSGRRDPGLQPERTNLAWGRTTLRLLLTATALLSWVAGHGLSVAVAAGVLAVIGLGIQVTQRHRYRRHARGIGDGAVRPAAGGVIVLAAATLAVGVLCVVLVILGVV, from the coding sequence ATGACGTCCGGACGCCGTGACCCGGGTCTGCAGCCGGAGCGGACGAACCTGGCCTGGGGCAGGACGACCCTGCGCCTCCTGCTCACCGCGACCGCCCTGCTGTCGTGGGTCGCCGGGCACGGCCTGTCGGTCGCCGTCGCGGCCGGGGTGCTCGCCGTCATCGGCCTGGGGATCCAGGTCACCCAGCGTCACCGGTACCGGCGGCATGCCCGGGGGATCGGCGACGGGGCCGTCCGGCCGGCGGCGGGCGGGGTGATCGTTCTCGCGGCCGCGACCCTGGCGGTCGGGGTGCTGTGCGTGGTGCTGGTCATCCTCGGGGTGGTGTGA
- a CDS encoding YidH family protein: MTGKSRTPLTRRLFPDGEEPDPRFTLANERTFLAWMRTALAFIAGGVGIEALPVSVMSPGLRTVAALAAIGTGILLAAGSAVRWLRIERAMRRNEPLPVPSIVPVLSAGAIIAAVLLALVVLE; this comes from the coding sequence GTGACCGGAAAGAGCAGAACACCGTTGACCCGGCGGCTCTTCCCCGACGGGGAGGAACCCGATCCACGCTTCACGCTCGCCAACGAGCGGACCTTCCTCGCCTGGATGCGCACCGCCCTGGCCTTCATCGCCGGCGGTGTGGGCATCGAGGCGCTTCCGGTCTCGGTCATGTCGCCGGGACTGCGCACCGTCGCCGCACTGGCGGCCATCGGTACCGGTATTCTCCTCGCCGCCGGGTCGGCGGTGCGGTGGCTGCGCATCGAACGGGCGATGCGCCGGAATGAGCCGCTGCCCGTGCCGTCCATCGTGCCGGTGCTGTCGGCGGGGGCCATCATCGCCGCGGTCCTGCTCGCCCTCGTGGTCCTGGAATGA
- a CDS encoding C4-type zinc ribbon domain-containing protein has product MTAPLTLDAAGRGILAELAGVDERTRLLTARLQALPETAEVERLEAADEERQRLARRARGDERGRSATLWRLTRDAANMRARRRRDIEGLRANPDTERRRDLRHDLAVAERRLAELTDEIAREQRTLEAFGAPDDPGHAGPVEDPALVQARAEQQAVVRDLTGQITDLEHRSRELRDALPPQILALYRDGERDHGVGAAPLLGSSCGACFIDLDAVTLRRFAAAPADEVLTCPECGVLLLRDTAR; this is encoded by the coding sequence ATGACCGCCCCGCTGACCCTGGACGCCGCCGGACGCGGCATCCTCGCCGAGCTCGCCGGCGTCGACGAACGCACCCGGCTGCTCACCGCCCGGCTGCAGGCCCTGCCGGAGACCGCCGAGGTTGAACGGCTCGAGGCCGCCGACGAGGAGCGGCAGCGTCTCGCCCGCCGGGCCCGCGGTGACGAACGCGGCCGCTCCGCCACCCTGTGGCGGCTGACCCGGGACGCCGCGAACATGCGTGCCCGTCGCCGCCGGGACATCGAGGGACTGCGCGCGAACCCGGACACCGAACGCCGTCGTGACCTCCGGCACGACCTCGCCGTCGCCGAGCGGCGGCTGGCCGAACTCACCGACGAGATCGCGCGGGAGCAGCGCACCCTCGAGGCCTTCGGCGCCCCCGACGACCCCGGCCATGCGGGTCCGGTCGAGGATCCCGCCCTGGTGCAGGCCCGCGCGGAGCAGCAGGCGGTGGTCCGTGACCTGACCGGTCAGATCACCGATCTGGAGCACCGGTCGCGGGAGCTGCGGGACGCCCTGCCGCCGCAGATCCTCGCCCTCTACCGGGACGGGGAACGTGACCACGGCGTGGGGGCGGCACCGCTGCTCGGCAGCTCCTGCGGTGCCTGCTTCATCGACCTGGACGCCGTCACGCTGCGCCGGTTCGCCGCCGCCCCCGCCGACGAGGTGCTGACCTGCCCGGAGTGCGGGGTGCTGCTGCTGCGCGACACGGCGCGGTGA
- a CDS encoding Nif3-like dinuclear metal center hexameric protein yields the protein MVRAACTGVPPVSRTTIVGQVSENSTTTVADVVAAVEAAYPPRLAESWDACGLVCGDPADPVRRLRVALDCTDAVADAAIADGADFLLVHHPPLLRGVTGVPVTHPKGRIIHRLIRAGVALYAAHTSADAARPGVNDRLAELLGVTPGPPLTPVPDGVDPATATGIGRVGDLDTPMTLREFTARVADRLPATVWGVRAAGDPDRIIRRVAVASGAGDSFLGTVASLDVDCFVTSDLRHHPVDEHLRAGGCPVVDTAHWASEFPWCAQAADLLGAELPGVATGVIGVRTDPWTLHADSTTAVQS from the coding sequence ATGGTCCGTGCCGCCTGCACCGGGGTCCCGCCGGTCAGCCGGACGACTATCGTGGGACAGGTGAGTGAGAACAGTACAACCACCGTCGCTGACGTCGTCGCGGCGGTCGAGGCCGCCTACCCGCCCCGCCTCGCCGAATCCTGGGACGCCTGCGGGCTGGTCTGCGGCGATCCCGCCGACCCGGTCCGTCGCCTCCGTGTCGCCCTGGACTGCACCGATGCGGTCGCCGATGCGGCGATCGCCGACGGCGCGGACTTCCTGCTGGTCCACCATCCGCCGCTGCTGCGTGGGGTGACCGGTGTGCCGGTGACGCACCCGAAGGGGCGGATCATCCACCGGCTGATCCGTGCCGGTGTGGCCCTCTACGCCGCGCACACCAGTGCGGACGCCGCCCGCCCCGGCGTCAACGACCGGCTCGCCGAACTGCTGGGGGTAACCCCCGGGCCGCCGCTGACCCCGGTGCCCGACGGGGTGGACCCGGCCACCGCCACCGGGATCGGGCGGGTCGGTGACCTGGACACCCCGATGACCCTGCGCGAGTTCACCGCCCGGGTCGCCGACCGGCTCCCCGCGACCGTGTGGGGTGTGCGTGCCGCCGGTGACCCCGACCGGATCATCCGCCGGGTCGCGGTCGCCTCCGGTGCCGGGGACAGTTTCCTCGGGACCGTCGCATCCCTCGACGTCGACTGCTTCGTCACCTCGGACCTTCGGCACCACCCCGTCGACGAGCATCTGCGGGCCGGCGGCTGCCCGGTGGTGGACACGGCCCACTGGGCCAGTGAGTTCCCGTGGTGCGCCCAGGCCGCCGATCTGCTCGGTGCGGAACTGCCCGGCGTGGCGACCGGCGTCATCGGCGTCCGGACGGATCCGTGGACACTGCACGCCGACAGCACGACGGCGGTGCAGTCATGA
- a CDS encoding HAD hydrolase-like protein encodes MAASTDSSQRILLLDVDGTLVDSYPGIRDSFVRALEDNDIPLPGDDVIARLPGPPMIDTLRSLGLEGDDLDRVFASYRAAYDSAGWQAAEPVEGIADLLADWKARGFTLATATSKAEASARRALEQFDLLQYIDVLGAAEDGTDPGARRDKTDVVRHTLGLLDRSTDSVDEGGPAARHDILLVGDRIHDVTGAHTFGIRAALVDWGYGSRDEHAKADYSVADVGELRRLVDDWSDTRPHLCVVCTGNICRSAMAEIMLRAAFEKAGVADAVRLNSCGIEKWHVGEAADPRAVAQLQEDGYQGSGHRAAQFGPEHRDADLFLVMTAAHRRALVKLGVDPEKIRLFRSFGPAGDREVEDPYYGGDDGFAQVSHQLAEAIPGIVDWAEAETGK; translated from the coding sequence GTGGCAGCATCAACGGATTCATCACAGCGGATTCTCCTCCTCGACGTCGACGGCACGCTCGTCGACTCGTACCCGGGTATCCGGGACAGTTTCGTCCGTGCCCTGGAGGACAACGACATCCCGCTCCCCGGAGACGATGTGATCGCACGCCTCCCCGGCCCGCCGATGATCGACACCCTGCGGTCCCTCGGTCTGGAGGGCGATGACCTGGACCGCGTCTTCGCCTCCTACCGCGCCGCCTACGACAGTGCCGGCTGGCAGGCCGCCGAACCGGTCGAGGGCATCGCGGATCTCCTCGCCGACTGGAAGGCCCGCGGTTTCACCCTCGCGACCGCGACCTCGAAGGCGGAGGCCTCGGCCCGGCGGGCGCTGGAACAGTTCGACCTGCTGCAGTACATCGACGTGCTCGGCGCGGCGGAGGACGGGACGGACCCGGGGGCACGGCGGGACAAGACCGACGTCGTCCGCCACACCCTCGGGCTCCTCGACCGGTCCACCGACAGTGTCGACGAGGGCGGGCCCGCCGCCCGCCACGACATCCTGCTCGTCGGGGACCGCATCCACGACGTCACCGGGGCACACACCTTCGGTATCCGGGCGGCCCTCGTCGACTGGGGCTACGGCAGCCGCGACGAACACGCGAAGGCGGACTACTCCGTCGCCGACGTCGGGGAGCTCCGCCGGCTCGTCGACGACTGGTCGGACACCCGGCCGCACCTGTGTGTGGTCTGCACCGGCAATATCTGCCGGTCGGCGATGGCCGAGATCATGCTGCGGGCCGCGTTCGAGAAGGCCGGGGTGGCGGACGCCGTGCGGCTGAACTCCTGCGGTATCGAGAAGTGGCATGTCGGAGAGGCCGCCGACCCGCGTGCCGTCGCGCAGCTGCAGGAGGACGGGTACCAGGGGTCCGGGCACCGGGCCGCCCAGTTCGGCCCGGAGCACCGGGACGCCGACCTGTTCCTCGTCATGACCGCGGCGCACCGCAGGGCGCTGGTGAAGCTCGGCGTGGACCCGGAGAAGATCCGGCTGTTCCGCTCCTTCGGGCCGGCCGGCGACCGGGAGGTCGAGGACCCGTACTACGGCGGTGACGACGGCTTCGCCCAGGTCTCCCACCAGCTCGCCGAGGCGATCCCCGGGATCGTCGACTGGGCCGAGGCCGAGACCGGGAAGTGA
- the bioB gene encoding biotin synthase BioB → MTDILTTARTRVLDTGRGLDHDQLLQILDLPDDRIPDLLALAHEVRVRWCGEEIEMEGIVSIKTGGCPEDCHFCSQSGLFESPVRSAKLDIAQLVEQARQTRKTGATEFCIVAAVKGPDENLMSQVEQAVEEIYANVEGVDVAVSVGILTPAQVDRLKAVGVHRYNHNLETAASYFPQVVTTHTWEERRETMQLVRDAGIEVCCGGIIGMGESPEQRVEFALQLADLDPDEVPLNFLDPRPGTPFGHMDVMDGKDALRAVGMFRLAMPKTTLRFAGGRELTLGDLGVEQGMLGGINGVIVGNYLTTLGRPAEQDMDMVDRLRLPIKVLSRSV, encoded by the coding sequence ATGACGGACATACTCACCACTGCACGTACCCGCGTCCTCGACACCGGACGCGGACTCGACCATGACCAGCTCCTGCAGATCCTCGACCTCCCCGACGACCGCATCCCCGACCTGCTCGCCCTCGCCCACGAGGTCCGCGTCCGCTGGTGCGGCGAGGAGATCGAGATGGAGGGCATCGTCAGCATCAAGACCGGCGGCTGCCCCGAGGACTGCCACTTCTGCTCCCAGTCCGGGCTCTTCGAGTCCCCGGTCCGCTCCGCCAAACTCGACATCGCTCAGCTCGTCGAACAGGCCCGGCAGACCCGCAAGACCGGGGCCACCGAATTCTGCATCGTCGCCGCGGTCAAGGGCCCCGACGAGAACCTCATGAGCCAGGTCGAGCAGGCCGTCGAGGAGATCTACGCCAACGTCGAAGGCGTCGACGTCGCCGTGTCCGTCGGTATCCTCACCCCGGCGCAGGTCGACCGGCTCAAGGCCGTCGGCGTGCACCGCTACAACCACAACCTCGAGACCGCCGCCAGTTACTTCCCGCAGGTCGTCACCACCCACACCTGGGAGGAGCGCCGCGAGACCATGCAGCTGGTGCGGGACGCCGGTATCGAGGTCTGCTGCGGCGGGATCATCGGCATGGGGGAGTCCCCGGAACAGCGGGTGGAATTCGCCCTGCAGCTCGCCGACCTCGACCCGGACGAGGTTCCGCTGAACTTCCTGGATCCGCGTCCGGGCACCCCGTTCGGTCACATGGATGTCATGGACGGCAAGGACGCCCTGCGTGCGGTCGGCATGTTCCGGCTGGCGATGCCGAAGACCACGCTGCGTTTCGCCGGTGGCCGGGAACTCACCCTCGGCGATCTCGGCGTGGAGCAGGGGATGCTCGGCGGGATCAACGGGGTAATCGTCGGCAACTACCTCACCACCCTGGGGCGGCCGGCCGAGCAGGACATGGACATGGTCGACCGGCTGCGCCTGCCGATCAAGGTCCTGTCCCGGAGCGTGTGA
- a CDS encoding SURF1 family protein, translating to MGAVSESSTVPSHRPRRRRGWRAFFTPGWVLTAVIVVAFAYVAFTVLAPWQLGKNKDTQEFNHRLEAALDEDPVPLRDVEPADRSSAGPEKEWTRVELQGRFLPEDEVLLRNRPVDSSPAFQVLTPFRTDDGQTALVNRGWIPPKEGADVPEIPAAPAGEITVNGYIRMSEAPPTSAPITEQGRRQVYGMNTGAIGQLTGLQLTGDYVQLDEVSVKDATTGAGRGLQPIPLPDLESGPYLSYGIQWIAFGIMVPLGLGYFVWAEIRERRRQRAEIAASEAESGVQSGAESEAESGVGDVAETGSADAGSDRVAAATSAAASGTAPAASGDTAGGDDRDRVPSTERKLADRYGHSRNRFHERHNARGEERF from the coding sequence ATGGGGGCCGTGTCAGAATCCTCGACCGTCCCCTCCCACCGGCCCCGTCGGCGCCGCGGTTGGCGTGCCTTCTTCACCCCGGGGTGGGTGCTGACGGCGGTCATCGTGGTGGCGTTCGCCTACGTCGCCTTCACCGTCCTCGCGCCCTGGCAGCTGGGCAAGAACAAGGACACCCAGGAGTTCAACCACCGGCTCGAGGCGGCCCTCGACGAAGACCCTGTCCCGTTGCGGGACGTGGAGCCCGCGGACCGCTCGAGTGCCGGTCCGGAGAAGGAGTGGACCCGCGTCGAGCTGCAGGGCAGGTTCCTTCCCGAGGACGAGGTCCTGCTGCGCAACCGGCCGGTCGACAGCAGCCCGGCCTTCCAGGTGCTGACCCCGTTCCGCACCGATGACGGTCAGACGGCCCTGGTCAACCGGGGCTGGATCCCGCCGAAGGAGGGTGCGGACGTCCCGGAGATCCCCGCGGCACCGGCAGGGGAGATCACGGTCAACGGCTACATCCGGATGTCGGAGGCGCCGCCGACGAGCGCCCCGATCACCGAGCAGGGCCGCCGGCAGGTCTACGGCATGAACACCGGGGCGATCGGGCAACTCACCGGACTGCAGCTCACCGGGGACTACGTCCAGCTCGACGAGGTCTCGGTGAAGGATGCGACGACCGGCGCGGGCCGGGGGCTGCAGCCGATCCCGCTGCCGGACCTGGAATCGGGCCCGTACCTGTCCTACGGCATCCAGTGGATCGCCTTCGGGATCATGGTCCCGCTGGGTCTGGGGTACTTCGTCTGGGCGGAGATCCGGGAGCGGCGGCGGCAGCGTGCCGAGATCGCCGCGTCCGAGGCAGAGTCCGGGGTGCAGTCCGGGGCAGAGTCGGAAGCAGAGTCCGGGGTCGGCGACGTTGCGGAGACCGGATCGGCGGATGCCGGGTCGGACCGCGTAGCCGCGGCGACCTCTGCTGCTGCGTCCGGTACTGCGCCGGCCGCGTCGGGTGACACGGCTGGCGGGGACGACCGTGACCGGGTCCCGTCGACCGAGCGGAAGCTCGCCGACCGCTACGGCCATTCGCGCAACCGGTTCCATGAGCGGCACAACGCCCGTGGTGAGGAGCGGTTCTGA
- a CDS encoding HtaA domain-containing protein → MGVAVLPTAALPAAVADEAASDQCLAVTSGEMSWGIKQSLRNYITGPIAGGHWDLDHVTYTGENNAADGAFHFTADPGRSAVQGDAADLPMPGTLKLTGHGGIIDVTLSNFTLQIRGTKAQLLADGRYLAADPAALSSIAGGAPAFTQQPVATFTLDQTLTQAGAQGGSATLTGTSWIHENLNKGLLGSYGEGKNDGDPVTVTLGTAPGGHCAVDDNAVMATSPGQPDRNPEPGQAAAAPAAQQAAPAAQAAPQATTTGQPADAGSCGTVNSASVGWGLKKSFRSYLTGPIAGGHWDLDGVGFSGSQGGDDGAFQFTADPSAVRVSGQDADIPLPGSIHLTGHLGALDITYTNMSVKVRGTTAQFIADYRSTTVSSFTAGATVTGAKTGSQVPIAQFTLGQPISGGAVNLSGPGYITEDGNQSLGGQYGEGNNEADPINIALNTSGDCGGAGLGGLQSAGAATSGGAAASGDVSTGTPDLGMSRAPRVVGTAGAATSGAGSADTTCKASDGDRKVVEDRMGWGIKESFRSYIKGSIAKGDWTPTGGAVYSSGNFVFSGSDGSVKVSGGTVSSGTLKFGGSVLFTGHGGVLRTTISDPEIRIDGSGGTLVANVSSNDTEGHPQDFGRIALAQLSINSASVKDDVLDGKAGATLSSDGAAALAGFYEAGSALDPVSFRAALSSGCDDKSRASLGDKPADESDKDHKDDKDHARKNDGQVTVHNAADAGHKDDTDSGLVAFIKDPASMIPSAIALIAVIIAGIFGFQLRRNRTAGETGGSDTDDSAE, encoded by the coding sequence GTGGGCGTCGCCGTGCTGCCGACCGCCGCGCTGCCCGCCGCCGTCGCCGACGAGGCGGCGTCTGACCAGTGCCTGGCGGTCACCTCGGGGGAGATGTCCTGGGGCATCAAGCAGTCGCTGCGCAACTACATCACCGGTCCGATCGCCGGTGGACACTGGGATCTCGACCATGTGACGTACACCGGGGAGAACAACGCGGCTGACGGCGCATTCCACTTCACCGCCGATCCCGGGCGTTCCGCCGTGCAGGGGGACGCCGCCGACCTGCCGATGCCGGGAACTCTCAAGCTCACCGGTCACGGCGGAATCATCGACGTCACCCTCTCCAACTTCACCCTGCAGATCCGCGGGACGAAGGCCCAGCTGCTCGCCGACGGCCGGTACCTGGCCGCCGACCCCGCGGCGCTGTCCAGTATCGCCGGCGGCGCCCCGGCCTTCACCCAGCAGCCCGTGGCGACCTTCACCCTCGACCAGACGCTCACGCAGGCGGGCGCCCAGGGCGGCTCCGCGACGCTCACCGGTACCAGCTGGATCCACGAGAACCTCAACAAGGGACTGCTCGGCAGCTACGGCGAGGGCAAGAACGACGGCGACCCGGTCACCGTCACTCTCGGCACCGCACCGGGCGGGCACTGTGCCGTCGACGACAACGCCGTGATGGCGACGTCGCCGGGACAGCCCGACCGTAACCCGGAACCCGGCCAGGCGGCTGCCGCCCCCGCGGCACAGCAGGCCGCCCCGGCGGCACAGGCGGCACCGCAGGCCACGACGACCGGGCAGCCGGCCGACGCCGGAAGCTGCGGCACCGTGAACTCCGCGTCGGTCGGCTGGGGTCTGAAGAAGTCCTTCCGCAGCTACCTGACCGGCCCGATCGCCGGCGGCCACTGGGACCTGGACGGCGTCGGCTTCAGCGGCAGCCAGGGCGGGGACGACGGTGCCTTCCAGTTCACCGCCGACCCCTCTGCGGTCCGGGTCTCCGGGCAGGACGCCGATATCCCGCTCCCGGGTTCCATCCACCTCACCGGCCACCTCGGCGCCCTCGACATCACGTACACGAACATGAGCGTGAAGGTCCGCGGGACGACGGCGCAGTTCATCGCCGACTACCGGAGCACCACCGTGAGCAGCTTCACCGCCGGCGCCACGGTCACCGGGGCGAAGACCGGCAGCCAGGTCCCGATCGCCCAGTTCACCCTCGGCCAGCCGATCAGCGGCGGTGCCGTCAACCTCAGCGGTCCCGGCTACATCACCGAGGACGGCAACCAGTCTCTCGGCGGCCAGTACGGCGAAGGCAACAACGAGGCGGACCCGATCAACATCGCCCTGAACACCAGCGGCGACTGCGGTGGTGCCGGCCTGGGCGGACTGCAGTCCGCGGGGGCGGCCACCTCCGGCGGCGCCGCAGCCTCCGGCGACGTGTCGACCGGGACCCCGGATCTGGGCATGTCGCGTGCTCCCCGGGTCGTCGGGACGGCGGGTGCCGCAACATCGGGCGCCGGCTCGGCCGACACGACCTGCAAGGCGTCCGACGGTGACCGGAAGGTCGTCGAGGACCGCATGGGCTGGGGCATCAAGGAATCCTTCCGCTCCTACATCAAGGGCAGCATCGCCAAGGGTGACTGGACGCCCACCGGAGGCGCCGTCTACAGTTCCGGCAACTTCGTGTTCAGCGGGTCCGACGGCTCGGTGAAGGTCAGTGGCGGAACCGTCTCCTCCGGCACCCTGAAGTTCGGCGGCTCGGTGCTGTTCACCGGGCACGGCGGTGTGCTGCGCACGACCATCTCCGACCCGGAGATCCGCATCGACGGCTCCGGCGGCACCCTCGTCGCCAACGTCAGTTCCAATGACACGGAGGGCCACCCGCAGGACTTCGGACGGATCGCGCTGGCGCAACTGAGCATCAACTCGGCGTCCGTGAAGGACGACGTCCTGGACGGTAAGGCGGGCGCGACCCTGTCCTCCGACGGTGCGGCGGCACTCGCCGGGTTCTACGAGGCCGGATCGGCCCTGGATCCGGTGAGCTTCCGCGCGGCGCTGTCGTCCGGCTGTGACGACAAGTCCCGCGCCTCGCTCGGTGACAAGCCGGCGGACGAATCCGACAAGGACCACAAGGACGACAAGGACCACGCCCGGAAGAACGACGGGCAGGTCACCGTCCACAATGCCGCCGATGCGGGGCACAAGGACGACACGGACAGCGGTCTCGTCGCGTTCATCAAGGACCCTGCCTCGATGATCCCGAGTGCCATCGCGCTGATCGCCGTGATCATCGCCGGGATCTTCGGGTTCCAGCTGCGCCGGAACCGCACCGCCGGTGAGACCGGCGGCAGCGACACCGACGACAGTGCCGAGTAG
- a CDS encoding DUF3052 domain-containing protein — protein sequence MVDASEATVDKGTDWAAMMDIVKGQVVQELGWDEDADSSISEALENELGDPLLDEETDEVVDAVLLWWRDDDGDLIDGLVDAGRNLGDDGSIWLLTPAAGTAGTVDPGEIAESAQVAGMVQTRSTRLGGWQGACLVAGGNKR from the coding sequence TCAGAGGCGACAGTGGACAAGGGCACGGACTGGGCGGCGATGATGGACATCGTCAAGGGCCAGGTCGTGCAGGAACTGGGCTGGGACGAGGACGCGGACAGCTCCATCAGTGAAGCCCTGGAGAACGAGCTCGGTGATCCGCTGCTGGACGAGGAGACCGACGAGGTCGTCGACGCGGTCCTGCTGTGGTGGCGGGACGATGACGGCGACCTCATCGACGGGCTTGTCGACGCCGGCCGGAATCTCGGCGACGACGGCTCCATCTGGCTGCTGACCCCTGCCGCCGGGACCGCCGGGACTGTCGACCCGGGCGAGATCGCCGAATCCGCCCAGGTCGCAGGCATGGTGCAGACCAGGTCGACCCGTCTGGGGGGTTGGCAGGGGGCCTGTCTGGTCGCCGGGGGAAACAAACGCTAG